Genomic window (Rhododendron vialii isolate Sample 1 chromosome 4a, ASM3025357v1):
CGGGGACTCGGAAGTTCAACTCCTATTTCAAAGGTGATAATCTAACCTTTCTAACAATATGATCTTTCacccggcaaaaaaaaaagggttggatATCACATTAATTGTGATgacttgccattttttttttatagaaacttTGGATACGAGCTTTTGGAACTGTAAGAAGCCAATTGATTGTCTTGCAGGAATATATTTCATGTTCGAAGTAAACACCAAAAGGAGAGAGGTATAGATGATGATTTACACTTTGAGCTTCATGGCCTAAAATGAAAGGACACCTCttattcattttatttcaaCTTTATACATGAGTCCCCTTcctataagggatccctcactttgcaAAAATGCTGACTTCTAATCTCGGCAATGCACCTCGGTCGTCAGATGAGATTCGACGGCTGAGATTAGAAGTCCACACGTTAACaacgtgcgggatccctcatgaGAAGCtcggtgtatatatatatctcatcaTATCTCCAGAACATGAACCATAAACCtctccatcttctccttctcaAGGCCCAACCAGACATTAAGCCCACCACTCCCATCAGAAAGCAACAAAACAAACTCATCATTCCCACTCACAACTGGGCCCCCATAAACAGCCTTCCCAAGCCCAAAATCAAGCCCACTAAAGCCCAACTTCCCCCAAGCTGAAACATAGAAATTCCCATCAGAAGTAGCAGGGACCCCTCTGTGCACCTCAAGCCAGTCTATCACAGACCTCACATACTCATCTGTCACTCTATCCCTGCCCTCCTTCACTTTCTCAACAACATAACCAAATGGCTTTTCCTCTAAATCCTTCACTTTTGCAGTGGCAAAAGCTGTTATTACTGCATTCCCAACATACCCATCTGGTAAATTGGGTGATATTTTACCCCTGATGTCCACTGCAAACAAAACTGTTGAAAACCCATCTGGGTTTtgtccaaacacagccttagtCCTTGCTTTCCATGTATGGGCTACAATGGCTTCAAAGCTTGAGCAATTGGCCATGGCTTTTTCTTTGAGTAAGCAGATGGTTTCTTGGGTGAAAGGGAACAATTTGTAGTAATATTTTCTGGAGAAAATTAATGGGGATGgggatgttttgttttgtgaacTGAATGAGGTGGGGAGAGAGGGTATTTTTGGTAGTTTTACGTATTCATTGTGTGGGAATTTGATTTGTGGTGGATTTCTTGCTCTGAGGCTTGTCCTGTTGTTGTGAGTGATTTGGGATTTTAGGCCTTCTCCTCTGCATATGGAGGCAAGGTTGTGGAACATCTCACTTGCTGATTTTCCATCAAGTACTCCATGGTTTGTCATGAAACCTAGAGCAAATCCACCACACTTGAACCTTGTCACCTGTAAAAAGACAGGAGGGCAGAATTGTCAAAATGATTACGAGACACGAGACTATTCTCTTTAACATAACTTCTGTTATAATATGATGGAGTAACTGTTAAGTGATGCTAAATATTTGTAATTCCTTGGCAATAGAGATCGGAGAAATGCAACAAGCACAGCTTCTtttatagagaaaaaaaaatgcataagaTGCAGCACAGCGCTGGCGATTAGTGTTGGCGAAATTTCTCTGACGATACTGGCAAAAAATTTAGGAGTTTAAAGGAGAAAAATTCTTTAACGCGCCATGAATGTGAAGAAAACTATACGCACTAAGgaaattttaaaactttgaaCTGCCCAAAATACAAGTAGGAATTTAAATATCCAAAAAAGTAAAgactatactttttttttggtcaagcggaaaatcaaGTAAAGACTATACACCTAGTAAGAACTTTACTATATTTGAAGTGGGCCATGGACCCCTCTATGTCTCTTGCTGGTTATACTGCATTCGTTTTGGACAGATCCGGGGGTGTGAAAGGACGCCGTTTTGACACCATACACAGGAATTAAAAGGGTGAATCCAGCACTGCTCTAAAACGGCCCGGGGTCCATTTTGGACACTTCGTACCATAACAAATATACTAGTATGTCATTCAGTTTTCTGTGtgtttttcttgaaatttctaATGCAGAGGGAATTGCCTGAATTGTGAAAAGTGGAGTATCAGCCAAGCTTTTGTATAAACCAGGCCTATGAATCAGAAGATGGAAAGTTGAATTCGGCAGAGAAAGGTTTCCAATATCCTTCAATTCCAGCCTTGATTCAGCACAAACAAACAGGACCCCACCATTGTTGCACAAGAGCTCAAGCCTGTTGCTTTCTTGGTTAAACTGAAGCCTCCCAGCCATAAAGTAGTAAGGCACCAAGAGCACTTCTGCCACTGCTTTCCTAACCAGATCAAAGACAGGAAGTGTTGAGGCAGGGGTCTTGTTTGGTGGGACTTCAAAGAAGAAGAGTGTCTCCACTGGGAAAATCACTGCCTGGTCTATGTTTGAGAGGAAAATGGTTTCCTCTGGAGTTGGGTTTTGAGAGGAAAATAGTTTGATCGGCTCTTCTTTCACTACTTCTTGGTTGGTCAAGGAAATAGTGGATTCCATAGTGAGTAATATGCTAGTATAGTGTTCAAGATGTTTAGAAAGACTTGCATATGTGTATAGTTCTAGAGATCTTGTGGGGTTTTTAATTGTTGGATGTATCTAAGATTAgggtggggtggggggtgtGGAAAGCATGAATGAGATTTACGTGGTTTGGGTTGATTTTGATTGGCGAAATGAGATTTGTTTAATGGTGGAAGTAGTGCACACTTAGTATTGGTGGATCCTAAAATGGAGGCATAGCATTTGCATTTCTTTGTACACGGTACTGAGTGATGGTTACATATATTAAACAAAGGTTTTCAAGAGCATGTATCTCTCAGGAAAATTGCCTGAAAGCCTAAGGACCTTTAGTACAGAGATTAAACAACCCCTTTGGATTGCTTGAGAAGATATGAAAGAAAAGAACGGTGAATCCTATCACTTGCTTGAAGAATggagaaataaagaaagacaaaaaatgagtTCTATTGGTATgatcttgttttgtttcttaTCGAATCTCGtcattttggtgagatttggtgagaaatcaaatcccttttttttctttttttcctctaaaATCAAAGAGCGTGTGTGGATTATAATGAGataggtttttgttttctgtgttgtgttttcatttttccaaccgttttcaaacttatttaaccggaaaaaaaaaaaaaaaagcctactttcaagaaaactcaaatCCTCAAACCTTTTTTCACTGAGAATGAGGTTGAGGTAGATGTGTTCGGCTTGTCTGCAGTGCAAGACAAGAGTTCGCAACATTTctagccatccaaaagtgtttttaatagTCCAGATTTATTGTAGAATACTTTTTGCAATTTAGTCCATTAATTCCCAAGATGAACGACCGACATTGAACTGTACCGACTTCTCTGCAATCCACACCGACTTCTGCTTCACTGCAGTTGGACTGCTGAGAAGTCGGATCCTTGCGTAAACAAcgagcattttttttgttttggaaaaacaaCCACCGAGTCGAGACTATTGTGCATGGAGGAATCCTCAAGTGGATCGTTCATATTGTATGCCCATATAGCTTTGACTGGACTGATAGGCCTACAAAAGGATTTTGTTCCTTGTTTTGCGAGCCCAATTTCTCATTGGGCCAGGCCCAAGTACCTCTGGTCTTGGCCCAGTTTTGATCCATCTGAAGAATGGGCTGACATGACATTGGTCTAGTGTTTTTCCTCTTATCTATATTGAAGCCATGGgtccaaaaaaaagaacttgGGGATTTTTTGAGTTATCGAAAAAGCTAAAGGGAACGACGAGAAGTATATCATAGGGTACCAACGGGCATGCGAGGTTCATTCCGAATTTCTCACAGATGATTCGAGCTAttgaataatttaaaaataaaatctgtatgaaaaaatgaaagattggatcaagcacctacacatatcgaattgggctgatttttcatagcccactcgattttttttaaaattatttaatggctcggatcattcagacgggacccgtagtgggccacGTGTGCCCATCGGTATGATTCTCATTCGTCCCTATAGATGGGTTCTTGTATTATCAAACACGTTGGGACTATTTAGCTACAAAAGTCATaaccaaaaatttatatttatttattttcaaaataccaTGTTGGAATATTTCATTCTTCTCGACGAGAAGCatttaataaaaattgatataaaATACGTAAATGAGAAAGTTcacttaaaagaaaaaaatagatctGAAGGTCAAGTTCTTATTTTATTCtaatttatttgtattcttcaAGATTTTTCTATAACTTCTTTTagcttttttttattactagacgaatttaaaaagaatgttttaataaaaaaaattaaaaccaaatGGAAAGGAAATTAATTCTGATAACTTAAGTTGAGACAACTTTAAACTCGCCCTCGCGCCAATGAGCATAGTCCAAATGGTACTTCCTCGGCCCTCCAAACTATGAGGTTTCCTTTGCCTTTTCCCCACCACATGATGCTGATCAAGCGGTCAGGAAATGTTCTTTCTACACCACCAGATACTTTCCTTTGATACGATTTTCGGTTCTTCTGCCAGATTTGCCCTTTGTACATTTGACTATGAGTTTTAGGGAATCATTTTCCTTAATCATTAGTATCTCAGAAgtatataaaagaaaagaagcacaaaagtacaaaagtaaACACATCACCTTTACACGTATCCTGATAACATCTTGTACGCACAAAAGTACgtagtaattgtttttttttttgaaaattgatattcgcgctccactttttactgacgGGGCTTCACTTTTAAAGTGAAGTTACTAGCAACTTCAAGAACAAAATGGAGCGTCATCAGTAAAtagtggagcgcgaatatcattttcttttttcttttttctttttttcaatcattcTACCCGCCTCActcacttatacacccatttATACACACATATTCACAAGGACAATGGCAGAGCTAggaacgtatacttattatatcataatttttttgattttcaacACATTACATTCGTACATTAAAATGACTATAATGTACTGCAGTTAACGTATaccaatcatttatttttttctttaaactaCTTCAACTGTCACGtgcttgttttttatttatgaaagaaattgaaaaataagaatgtaaaataaccgatttttatatcaaattaaaccaaaattacTAAGATTATACCGGGGCCGGGGTCCCCCGGGCCCCACCATAACTCTGCCCCTGCACAAgagtgtgggctccacacactaGATGTGTGTAGTGGGTGTGCACTAGTGTGTGGTTCTAacatttttcgttttttttagaaattttattcAATTACTAAATTGCCCTTACCTTAAACCTACGTAGTTTCGTGTAGCCTACGTTTTTTTTAAGagcaaaaaagattttattaatctttgaaaataaattaattactaAGATTAAAAGGACCCCAATCACGTGGCTCTGTATTAAtccaattctcaattttttttttcaaaaaaaaaaagcataaatAATCTATAGGGTTAAGTTTGACTTGATTTTCTGGTTTCATATGCTAGCAAGTAATACGTTTCTCAGGAAACGCCTGTGAAATTttgtactttatttatttatttactaatATTAGATCTATTGTATAATTTGTATTCAGGGTAAAGCTAATGTTTAGCCTGCATTTGACTtcgattttgaaaaatattcttTTTGCATAATCAGTTGAGGGGGAGCCACTTCTGGTTTCGTAAATAGCGTTATTTTATACGTATAGATTAGGCACTTATCggtattcaaaaaatttcaatttttcacACAGATGATGAAAAAATAGCAATTTAAAAGATGAAtgtttcaaattatttttaaaaaaaaacatcaatctTAATGATTTTCATTTAAAGACCACATGAGAATTTAATCAAGTTTTTATTCGTTTATAATGAAAATCAAAGATCAATATTGTATTCGCCTTACGCTTAACGTTTCTCTTCATGTCAGTGGGTGAAAAAATCATGATCTGCATCAATCTAATAGTTATCGTTGGAATGACATGCATCTTCACCGTTCCCGTTCGAGAGCCCGAGAGTCCGTCGCCAAAGCTGATCGGGAGCCAATAGCCAATAACCAGAGCCCTCCGAGTCTAAAAATGACAGGGAGAGTACGTGGAAGATCTTCTCACCCTAAGA
Coding sequences:
- the LOC131324047 gene encoding acyltransferase GLAUCE-like, translated to MRYEPLDAQSDGSDRAQHACCAQMSGQLAKIFISVSLRNDYVFNNATTGVEEVGELIKTRIAMWVKSKFDIKVYTVEDFKGYLDGIQKEEIQLVIIELDESKLSSILLTMESTISLTNQEVVKEEPIKLFSSQNPTPEETIFLSNIDQAVIFPVETLFFFEVPPNKTPASTLPVFDLVRKAVAEVLLVPYYFMAGRLQFNQESNRLELLCNNGGVLFVCAESRLELKDIGNLSLPNSTFHLLIHRPGLYKSLADTPLFTIQVTRFKCGGFALGFMTNHGVLDGKSASEMFHNLASICRGEGLKSQITHNNRTSLRARNPPQIKFPHNEYVKLPKIPSLPTSFSSQNKTSPSPLIFSRKYYYKLFPFTQETICLLKEKAMANCSSFEAIVAHTWKARTKAVFGQNPDGFSTVLFAVDIRGKISPNLPDGYVGNAVITAFATAKVKDLEEKPFGYVVEKVKEGRDRVTDEYVRSVIDWLEVHRGVPATSDGNFYVSAWGKLGFSGLDFGLGKAVYGGPVVSGNDEFVLLLSDGSGGLNVWLGLEKEKMERFMVHVLEI